In Phaeobacter piscinae, one genomic interval encodes:
- a CDS encoding HWE histidine kinase domain-containing protein, giving the protein MALEQTVSTTTLTNCDREPIHQLGRVQSYGALIALSTDWLVQHASDNLLEILGTDAQEAVGRSLADLIAEDAFTRIRRNLGALEAPDSSLRFFNIPLKDRSQAFDVSIHQSGRHLVIEFEPKFERSDRDVMSEIYPHFSQLRRDGDISRLAQGAARGLQALSGFDSVMVYQFQPDHSGQVIAEIRSDRTKKYDGMFFPASDIPVQARALYKRSLLRLIADVDDEGAPISPAFKIDGAPLDLSLAVTRAVSPIHLEYLRNMGVRASMSVSIMKDGELWGLFACHHNRPRYIDYERRTAIEMFAHVFSYELSQFETTQRNREEKNMSRLQTQLMAMLADGRPFKESLISVSEDIQDVIPHDGLVLYSDGEFHATGTTPTAEETRSLARMLDVTIGATAFSTNQLESIHDPARDYIDRCAGILAIPISKRPRDYLILCRRSISQTVAWAGDPTKPMDVGPNGVRLTPRKSFEAWQETVEWRSAPWADNSLHSANMLRTVLLEIFLKVTEANNAERARAQEQQQLLISELNHRVRNILNLMRGLVTQTKGTARTLTEFTDNLDGRIHSLARAHDQLTGEQWEPASLRALITCELEAYTTGRDDEVVLTGPDVLVTPVAFTTLALVLHELTTNSVKHGALSNGVGRVEIALEEEDSGALLIRWVERGGPPVAPPARRGFGSTIVENSIPHELKGDASIQYKTTGLEARFRIPTRYLYKIRHSEADLLPETRSPVVNTPKPGGKALVVEDSFIIAMDLSAMLEDIGFAETASASTVGKALDKLEEGGIDYAVLDVNLGSEQSVPVAEELARRGIPFVLTTGYGEVQDIIEIYPPCPIVQKPVSESALAAALLRAGEGPTAEDT; this is encoded by the coding sequence ATGGCTTTGGAACAGACAGTCTCAACCACCACACTGACCAATTGTGACCGCGAACCCATCCACCAGCTTGGGCGCGTGCAATCTTACGGCGCGCTGATCGCGCTCTCGACCGACTGGCTGGTGCAGCACGCCTCAGACAATCTTCTTGAAATCTTGGGCACCGATGCACAAGAGGCTGTGGGTCGTTCGCTGGCGGATCTGATCGCGGAAGATGCCTTTACCCGCATACGTCGCAATCTGGGCGCCTTGGAAGCCCCGGACAGCAGCCTGCGGTTCTTCAACATCCCGCTGAAAGACCGCAGTCAGGCCTTTGATGTCAGCATCCATCAGAGCGGTCGCCATCTGGTCATCGAGTTCGAACCAAAATTCGAGCGCAGCGACCGCGATGTGATGTCCGAGATCTATCCGCATTTCTCGCAGCTGCGTCGGGACGGGGATATCTCGCGGCTGGCGCAGGGGGCAGCACGCGGGCTACAGGCGCTATCGGGGTTCGACAGCGTCATGGTCTATCAGTTCCAGCCAGATCACTCCGGACAGGTGATCGCCGAGATCCGCAGCGACCGAACCAAGAAATACGACGGCATGTTCTTTCCCGCCTCGGATATTCCGGTCCAGGCGCGCGCACTTTATAAGCGATCGTTGCTGCGGCTGATTGCCGATGTGGACGATGAAGGCGCGCCGATCAGCCCGGCATTCAAAATCGACGGCGCCCCCCTGGATCTGTCTCTGGCGGTGACCCGCGCTGTCTCGCCGATCCATCTGGAGTATCTGCGCAATATGGGCGTGCGGGCCTCGATGTCGGTATCAATCATGAAAGACGGAGAGTTGTGGGGCCTGTTTGCCTGCCATCACAACCGCCCGCGGTATATTGACTATGAACGTCGCACCGCCATTGAGATGTTCGCGCATGTCTTCTCATATGAGCTGAGCCAGTTCGAGACCACGCAGCGCAACCGCGAAGAAAAGAACATGAGCCGCCTGCAGACCCAACTGATGGCGATGCTGGCGGATGGCCGCCCGTTCAAGGAAAGCCTGATTTCGGTCTCCGAAGACATTCAGGACGTGATCCCTCATGACGGTCTGGTGCTCTACTCCGATGGGGAGTTTCATGCCACCGGCACCACCCCCACCGCCGAGGAAACCCGCTCCCTCGCCAGAATGCTGGATGTCACCATTGGGGCAACAGCATTTTCCACCAACCAGTTGGAGAGCATCCATGACCCGGCGCGGGATTACATTGACCGCTGCGCCGGTATCCTCGCGATCCCGATTTCCAAACGCCCGCGCGATTACCTCATCCTGTGCCGCCGCAGCATCTCGCAGACGGTTGCCTGGGCCGGGGATCCCACCAAACCGATGGACGTTGGCCCCAATGGCGTGCGGCTTACCCCCCGCAAAAGCTTTGAGGCCTGGCAGGAAACCGTCGAATGGCGGTCCGCCCCCTGGGCAGACAACAGCCTTCACAGCGCCAATATGCTGCGCACCGTGCTGCTGGAAATCTTCCTCAAGGTGACCGAAGCCAACAACGCCGAGCGGGCACGCGCCCAAGAGCAACAGCAACTGCTGATATCAGAGCTCAATCACCGGGTTCGGAACATCCTCAACCTGATGCGCGGGCTGGTGACCCAGACCAAAGGTACGGCGCGGACGCTGACGGAATTCACCGACAATCTGGATGGCCGCATCCATTCACTGGCGCGCGCGCATGACCAGTTGACGGGTGAGCAATGGGAACCCGCTTCGCTGCGGGCGTTGATCACCTGCGAGCTGGAGGCCTATACCACCGGTCGCGATGATGAGGTTGTCTTGACAGGCCCCGATGTGCTGGTCACCCCGGTCGCTTTCACCACTCTGGCATTGGTCCTGCATGAGCTGACCACCAATTCGGTCAAACATGGTGCCCTCAGCAATGGGGTCGGCCGTGTCGAGATCGCTCTGGAGGAAGAGGACAGCGGCGCCCTTCTGATCCGTTGGGTTGAACGCGGAGGCCCACCGGTGGCGCCGCCTGCCAGGCGCGGCTTTGGCTCTACCATCGTGGAGAACTCCATTCCACATGAGCTGAAAGGAGACGCCTCGATACAATATAAGACAACTGGTCTCGAAGCGCGGTTCCGCATTCCGACCCGGTACCTCTACAAAATCCGGCACAGTGAGGCCGACCTCCTCCCTGAGACCCGTTCTCCGGTCGTGAACACGCCCAAACCGGGCGGCAAAGCACTGGTGGTCGAAGACAGCTTCATTATCGCGATGGATCTAAGTGCTATGCTGGAGGATATCGGCTTTGCGGAGACTGCGAGCGCCTCGACGGTGGGCAAGGCGCTGGACAAACTGGAGGAGGGCGGCATCGATTATGCGGTGCTGGACGTCAATCTCGGTTCCGAGCAATCCGTTCCCGTGGCCGAAGAACTGGCGCGACGCGGCATCCCCTTTGTCCTGACCACCGGCTACGGCGAGGTGCAGGACATCATCGAGATCTACCCGCCCTGCCCGATCGTGCAAAAACCGGTCTCTGAGAGCGCGCTGGCCGCCGCCCTTCTCCGCGCGGGTGAGGGGCCAACGGCGGAAGACACCTGA
- a CDS encoding 2Fe-2S iron-sulfur cluster-binding protein: protein MSLRLFSTRSRPIHMGPFPMERVQPGPMPDLAAVPPFQPLNFRRPDMPASIVNAMGEYQAMMDAIRDGMVNKAQADCPSDPQERADHIKAFGYFSDAAMVGIGPMPGSARLDVPYRNADIDRLSHDLKTRQTKTLASGIDMIMADLRDAMEAPPTTIGEHTHSIVFLYDMPRDPRPDEPGCDWLEGAERHRACLRASETAVVLANYIRLLGWDAKAHTGTSADVDLNQLTVATGLATVEDGKLVNPYLGTRFGVAVVTTDFDMAQDKPLLPQDLQPVLQVKGPKWWLGVGSERSALNGDPFARRDFCDGPHPFETLKRVADPTTYIDEARVARVPKRADMFARSQFGDMGKTNQAAATGGFYVRKAAPSMAQRRMLGAFVLLQDGAPAPQAPRPTDAERNAANIKAASYWLGIDAVGISRCPEWTWYSHDATGAEIHPEHDQAISMIVDQGFDTTEGTSGDDWIAVAQSMRAYLRFSLLGGVIARQIRNLGYKAKAHTVMDGEVLQPPLLLLAGLGEVSRIGEVILNPFLGPRLKSGVVTTDMPMAHDKPIDFGLQAFCEACNKCARECPSGAITAGPKLMFNGYEIWKSDSQKCTTYRITTPGGAMCGRCMKTCPWNLEGIFKEKPFRWAAMNMPAAAPALAKLDDMVGNGEMNPAKKWWWDLELEEDGGYRPTRHPVNARALQKDLDLRYEDQTLAVYPAHLAPHPWPYPFPMDREAGIEAYQAMVTAEEYKARRARGESGDWDHIYTNDGDSPVLRVEVSNVKEMSSGVTKYEFRSLDGSPLPEWTAGAHLDIVVAPEFLRQYSMSGDPADRSTYQIGVLREDLGRGGSKLLHRIFTKGRRVFISKPINHFPLVEDARRSFLMGGGIGVTPMIAMAHRLHALGQPFELHYSVSSRQDAGYLNDLAAMPWAEHVRIHVSDEGSRADLDQVLADYQDGWHVYTCGPDRYMSGVIEAAERQGFPEEARHLEYFSVPEVPEYENHDFTLKLSRSGRELRVPAEKTATDVLAENGIHIDVKCSDGICGVCKCGLVSGEVEHRDFVLSKAQRKDAVILCQSRAAEKDGVIEVDI, encoded by the coding sequence ATGTCTCTCCGTTTGTTTTCGACCCGGTCCCGCCCGATACATATGGGGCCGTTTCCGATGGAGCGGGTGCAGCCGGGGCCGATGCCGGATCTCGCGGCAGTGCCGCCGTTTCAGCCGCTGAATTTCAGACGTCCCGATATGCCTGCCTCCATCGTCAATGCGATGGGTGAATATCAGGCGATGATGGATGCGATCCGCGACGGGATGGTCAACAAGGCGCAAGCGGACTGCCCGAGCGACCCGCAGGAACGGGCCGATCATATCAAGGCTTTTGGCTATTTCAGCGATGCGGCGATGGTGGGGATCGGGCCGATGCCTGGCTCTGCCCGGCTGGATGTGCCCTATCGTAACGCCGATATCGACCGGCTGTCCCATGATCTGAAGACCCGCCAGACCAAGACGCTGGCTTCGGGCATCGATATGATCATGGCGGATCTGCGCGATGCGATGGAAGCGCCGCCGACCACTATTGGCGAGCATACGCATTCGATTGTGTTTCTCTATGACATGCCGCGCGATCCGCGCCCGGATGAGCCAGGCTGTGACTGGCTGGAGGGGGCCGAGCGCCACCGCGCCTGTCTGCGGGCCTCGGAGACAGCGGTGGTACTGGCGAATTACATCCGCTTGCTGGGTTGGGATGCCAAAGCGCATACCGGGACGTCGGCGGATGTGGATCTGAACCAGCTGACCGTTGCCACCGGTCTGGCTACGGTTGAGGATGGCAAGCTGGTGAACCCCTATCTGGGCACGCGGTTTGGTGTGGCGGTTGTGACCACCGATTTCGACATGGCGCAGGACAAGCCGCTGTTGCCGCAGGATCTGCAACCGGTGTTGCAGGTCAAGGGGCCGAAATGGTGGCTGGGGGTCGGCTCCGAACGCTCAGCACTCAATGGCGATCCCTTTGCCCGCCGCGATTTCTGCGATGGGCCGCATCCGTTTGAGACGCTGAAGCGGGTCGCGGATCCCACCACCTATATTGACGAGGCGCGGGTGGCACGGGTGCCAAAACGCGCCGATATGTTTGCCCGTAGCCAGTTCGGCGATATGGGCAAGACCAATCAGGCGGCGGCCACCGGCGGGTTTTACGTGCGCAAGGCCGCGCCTTCGATGGCGCAGCGGCGGATGCTGGGGGCCTTTGTGTTGCTGCAGGATGGCGCGCCCGCCCCGCAGGCGCCGCGCCCCACAGATGCCGAGCGTAACGCCGCCAATATCAAGGCGGCGAGCTATTGGCTGGGGATTGACGCGGTCGGGATCAGCCGTTGCCCGGAGTGGACTTGGTACAGCCATGACGCCACCGGCGCCGAAATCCATCCGGAGCATGATCAGGCGATTTCGATGATTGTTGATCAGGGCTTTGACACCACCGAGGGCACCTCCGGGGATGACTGGATTGCGGTGGCGCAGTCCATGCGGGCCTATTTGCGGTTTTCGCTGCTGGGCGGGGTGATTGCGCGGCAGATCCGTAACCTTGGCTACAAGGCCAAGGCCCATACGGTGATGGACGGCGAGGTCTTGCAGCCGCCCTTGCTGCTGCTCGCGGGGCTGGGAGAGGTCAGCCGGATCGGTGAGGTGATCCTGAACCCCTTCCTTGGACCGCGTCTGAAATCCGGTGTGGTCACCACCGACATGCCGATGGCGCATGACAAGCCAATTGATTTTGGTCTTCAGGCGTTCTGCGAGGCTTGTAATAAATGTGCCCGCGAATGCCCGTCTGGCGCCATCACGGCCGGGCCGAAGCTGATGTTCAATGGCTATGAGATCTGGAAATCCGACAGTCAGAAATGCACCACCTATCGCATCACCACGCCGGGTGGCGCGATGTGCGGGCGCTGCATGAAAACCTGCCCCTGGAACCTTGAGGGGATATTCAAGGAAAAGCCGTTTCGCTGGGCGGCGATGAATATGCCTGCGGCGGCCCCAGCTTTGGCCAAGCTCGACGATATGGTTGGCAATGGTGAGATGAACCCGGCCAAGAAATGGTGGTGGGATCTGGAGCTGGAAGAGGACGGTGGTTATCGCCCGACGCGCCATCCGGTCAATGCGCGCGCGCTGCAAAAGGATCTGGATCTGCGCTATGAGGATCAGACGCTGGCGGTGTATCCTGCGCATCTGGCACCGCATCCCTGGCCCTATCCGTTTCCGATGGACCGGGAAGCGGGCATTGAGGCCTATCAGGCAATGGTCACGGCGGAGGAATACAAAGCCCGCCGCGCCCGTGGCGAGAGTGGTGACTGGGATCACATCTATACCAACGACGGCGACAGTCCGGTTCTGCGGGTTGAGGTGTCGAACGTCAAGGAGATGAGCAGCGGCGTCACCAAATATGAGTTTCGGAGCCTTGATGGCAGTCCCTTGCCGGAATGGACGGCGGGGGCGCATCTGGACATTGTGGTCGCGCCGGAGTTCCTGCGCCAGTATTCCATGTCCGGCGATCCGGCAGACCGGTCGACGTACCAGATCGGTGTGCTGCGCGAGGATCTGGGGCGAGGGGGCTCAAAACTGCTGCACCGGATTTTCACCAAGGGGCGGCGGGTCTTTATCTCCAAGCCGATCAACCATTTCCCACTGGTGGAAGACGCGCGTCGCAGTTTTCTGATGGGGGGCGGGATTGGTGTGACGCCGATGATTGCCATGGCCCATCGTCTGCACGCGCTGGGACAGCCGTTTGAGCTGCATTATTCCGTGTCATCGCGCCAGGACGCAGGTTACCTCAATGACCTCGCAGCGATGCCCTGGGCTGAGCATGTGCGGATCCATGTGTCGGATGAGGGCAGTCGTGCCGATCTTGATCAGGTGCTGGCGGATTATCAGGACGGCTGGCACGTCTATACCTGTGGGCCGGACCGTTACATGAGCGGCGTGATTGAGGCAGCCGAGCGGCAGGGCTTCCCTGAGGAGGCGCGCCATCTGGAGTATTTCTCGGTGCCGGAGGTGCCGGAGTATGAAAACCACGACTTCACCCTGAAGCTCAGCCGATCAGGGCGTGAGCTGCGGGTACCTGCGGAGAAGACCGCCACCGATGTGCTGGCCGAAAACGGCATTCATATTGATGTGAAATGTTCTGACGGCATCTGTGGCGTGTGCAAATGCGGGTTGGTGTCAGGCGAGGTGGAGCATCGCGATTTCGTGCTCTCCAAGGCGCAGCGCAAAGATGCGGTGATCCTGTGCCAGTCGCGGGCGGCAGAGAAAGATGGCGTGATCGAAGTGGATATTTGA